A single region of the Pectinophora gossypiella chromosome 2, ilPecGoss1.1, whole genome shotgun sequence genome encodes:
- the LOC126376482 gene encoding voltage-dependent calcium channel subunit alpha-2/delta-3 isoform X2, with product MCKRVGVFVFLLLLSLESRDCTSSQQNDAVVKISLNTVQAWAVKLGTELYHFGEFITRKKEVQDSFKSAQIESRDGEKLVQSMSDDIRAMMELKVSAVKRIVEAAENMAFDKQNEPVPEDFQFYNSKEMDEPYDDISITTTAEPDFSLENWIPRPPTRSAHIAQNAHFWNIPVNTNFSSVHVPSNVYAWATEVIKGIHWSEGLDTHFINNYQSDPTLSWQYFGSSTGFMRHYPAMKWRADPVDIFDCRTRAWYMEAAASPKDVVILVDRSGSMTGQRRDIAKHVVTNILDTLGNNDFVNVMTFADTVEELVPCFEESLVQATLGNLRELKLALDNFETMEIANFSAALTRAFELLEIYRNNSGGANCNQAIMLVTDGVPYNYKEIFEKYNWKYETPVRVFTYLIGREVADVREVKWMACANRGFYVHLSTLAEVRERVLEHVNVLARPLVLQREKHPVVWTPVYANVTDPKVADYLWEQRERAEQKERFMSQRRDKALFNSEKEQDRRWRITQMKQGQYSEIGNSQYQLMTSVSMPVYDLRHNESVEENGQKEMRIARLLGVAGTDVPLTEIQALMTPYKIGVNGYAFIVTNNGYILIHPDLRPVFQQILKPSYNSVDMIEVELFDDDRGPRNFSKELTALRKEIIDQKTGNKIMNVKYHMDDMKRVSRGKKHYFWTGISDSPFTLVVTIPENYGRHRITPPPTDDIHRLSLTSKNITAKQYLSDKWSVHPDWLYCRHYERTFATAEEELSYFLERVAKPGWRWPAKPRPPEHHKSKGHERHNNGTPETKERKISNNQPKNEYYCDHGLMQALVYDARNTVWFNKSISESASDDKAAEFIQRFGYIVAFMATHSGLTRWQTHPPREHDNDKPEFGKQYPRAIDEVWYRRAVEQHYVDPLSYVYSADLNTDKFPLNVSAAMVTASHAVFHGDGHRKAPAAVVGFQFKHERLREWFENITSSCEHNKECVTCESDNWDCYLVDNNGWIVVSQDSNQTGQFFGKVRPDIMTKLVEDEVFRPVHIIDYQAVCFREKKTTNFASMLITPLENLRLIMAWFLATSMWLYNSIAVGLAQASYSFDDEYVTPTAYQNYENDEETDDPYMSNKPPSRAVERDFEKLVLINRTRPTPCDREMYLYQLEYNNLEDKLSKPLNDCKRPFYAQLVNYTNMLLVVVDALCAREDVTLTAIDANEVQYNESLPCLKHMHPLYRKQPASCIRNHTEESNIDMCGRGSLPHKNILWIPLTILSLLKYF from the exons ATGTGCAAACGTGTTGGTGTCTTCGTGTTCTTGTTACTTCTGTCGCTGGAGTCCCGAGATTGCACATCCAGCCAACAGAATGATGCCGTCGTCAAGATATCACTCAACAC AGTACAAGCGTGGGCAGTTAAGCTCGGAACAGAGTTATACCATTTCGGAGAATTTATTACCAGGAAGAAAGAAGTACAAGAT AGCTTTAAATCGGCACAAATCGAATCGAGAGATGGAGAAAAGCTAGTTCAGAGTATGTCAGATGACATTCGCGCTATGATGGAACTTAAGGTTAGCGCTGTAAAGAGAATAGTGGAAGCAGCAGAGAACATGGCGTTTGATAAGCAAAACGAACCGGTACCGGAggattttcagttttataacaGTAAAGAAATGGATGAACCTTATGACGACATATCTATTACTACAACTGCTGAACCAGATTTTAGTTTGGAAAATTGGATTCCGAGGCCACCGACCAGAAGCGCTCATATCGCGCAAAACGCCCACTTTTGGAACATACCGGTGAATACGAATTTCAGCAGTGTTCATGTGCCAAGCAACGTGTATGCATGGG CTACGGAAGTTATCAAGGGCATTCACTGGTCGGAAGGATTAGATAcacattttattaataactaccAAAGTGATCCGACACTTTCGTGGCAATATTTTGGTAGCTCCACAGGATTCATGAGACATTACCCTG CAATGAAATGGAGAGCAGACCCAGTAGACATATTTGACTGTCGAACAAGAGCGTGGTATATGGAGGCGGCTGCAAGTCCCAAGGACGTTGTCATCTTGGTCGATAGAAGTGGGTCGATGACTGGGCAAAGGCGGGACATCGCCAAACATGTGGTCACAAACATCCTAGATACACTGGGCAATAACGACTTCGTCAACGTCATGACTTTTGCTGACACTGTCGAAGAACTTGTACCTTGCTTTGAGGAGTCTTTAGTTCAG GCTACTCTAGGAAATCTTCGGGAATTGAAACTAGCACTGGACAACTTTGAGACGATGGAAATAGCCAATTTCTCGGCAGCACTCACGAGAGCTTTTGAATTATTGGAGATTTATAGAAATAATAGCGGTGGAGCTAACTGTAACCAG GCAATAATGTTGGTTACGGACGGCGTCCCGTACAATTACAAGGAGATATTCGAAAAGTACAACTGGAAGTATGAGACCCCGGTGCGGGTGTTTACGTACCTGATAGGTCGCGAG GTGGCAGACGTGAGGGAGGTGAAGTGGATGGCTTGTGCGAATCGAGGCTTCTACGTGCATCTAAGTACACTAGCTGAAGTACGGGAACGGGTGTTGGAACACGTCAACGTCTTGGCGCGACCACTCGTACTTCAGCGAGAAAAACACCCAGTTGTATGGACACCCGTTTACGCTAATGTCACC GACCCAAAAGTAGCCGATTATTTATGGGAACAACGCGAAAGAGCAGAACAAAAGGAGCGCTTCATGAGCCAGAGGAGAGACAAGGCATTATTTAACTCCGAGAAAGAACAGGACCGCAGATGGAGAATAACACAG ATGAAACAGGGTCAGTACAGCGAGATTGGCAATTCGCAATATCAGCTCATGACGTCGGTTTCCATGCCCGTGTACGACCTACGGCACAACGAG TCCGTAGAGGAGAACGGCCAGAAAGAG ATGCGTATTGCTAGATTACTGGGAGTGGCAGGAACAGACGTTCCTCTAACCGAGATACAAGCATTGATGACTCCTTATAAG ATTGGTGTAAATGGATACGCTTTCATCGTGACTAACAACGGATACATCTTGATACATCCTGATCTGAGGCCCGTA TTCCAGCAAATTCTCAAACCAAGCTACAACAGTGTCGATATGATAGAAGTTGAACTCTTTGATGACGATAGAGGGCCTAGAAACTTTAGCAAAGAACTCACTGCG CTCCGAAAAGAAATAATCGATCAAAAGACGGGAAATAAGATtatgaatgtcaaatatcataTGGATGATATG AAAAGGGTGTCACGTGGCAAGAAGCATTACTTCTGGACTGGCATCAGTGACTCGCCATTCACCTTAGTGGTGACCATTCCAGAGAACTATGGTCGCCATCGCATCACCCCTCCTCCGACCGACGACATCCACCGCCTTTCGCTAACCTCGAAGAATATTACAGCTAAGCAGTACTTGTCTGACAAATGGAGTGTGCACCCTGATTG GTTGTACTGCCGCCATTACGAGCGCACATTCGCAACTGCGGAGGAGGAATTGTCATATTTCCTGGAGCGCGTTGCCAAGCCAGGCTGGCGGTGGCCAGCCAAGCCGCGCCCGCCTGAGCATCACAAGAGCAAGGGACATGAGCGACATAACAACG GCACACCTGAGACAAAGGAACGGAAAATATCAAACAACCAGCCgaaaaatgaatattatt GTGATCATGGACTTATGCAAGCATTGGTCTATGACGCCAGGAATACAGTCTGGTTCAACAAGAGCATATCGGAGTCAGCCTCGGATGATAAGGC GGCCGAGTTCATTCAGAGATTCGGGTACATCGTGGCTTTTATGGCCACCCACAGTGGACTCACACGCTGGCAGACACATCCGCCAAGGGAACATGACAACGACAA GCCTGAATTCGGGAAGCAATACCCTCGAGCAATAGACGAAGTCTGGTATCGTCGTGCCGTCGAGCAGCATTATGTGGACCCACTGAGTTACGTCTACAGCGCAGATCTCAACACTGATAAGTTTCCATTGAACGTTAGTGCAGCCATGGTAACAGCCTCTCATGCCGTGTTCCATGGAGACGGACACAGGAAGGCGCCAGCAGCAGTAGTCGGGTTTCAATTCAAACATGAACGCCTAAGGGAATGGTTCGAGAATATCACTTCGTCG TGTGAACACAACAAGGAATGCGTCACGTGTGAATCAGATAACTGGGACTGCTACCTAGTGGACAATAATGGATGGATCGTGGTTAGCCAAGACAGCAACCAGACGGGACAGTTCTTTGGGAAG GTCCGACCGGATATCATGACGAAGTTAGTGGAAGACGAAGTGTTCAGACCGGTACACATCATAGACTATCAAGCGGTTTGCTTTCGGGAAAAGAAGACGACCAATTTCGCGTCAATGTTGATTACG CCGTTAGAAAATCTGCGTCTGATCATGGCATGGTTCTTGGCAACGTCGATGTGGCTCTACAACTCTATAGCTGTAGGTTTGGCTCAAGCCAGTTATTCCTTCGACGACG AATATGTTACACCCACCG CGTATCAGAATTACGAGAACGACGAAGAGACGGACGACCCGTATATGTCGAACAAGCCTCCGTCACGGGCGGTGGAGAGAGACTTCGAGAAGCTGGTGCTTATCAACCGGACACGGCCAACGCCCTGCGACAGGGAGATGTACCTCTACCAACTGGAGTACAACAACTTGGAAGACAAGTTGAGCAAGCCGCTGAACGACTGCAAGCGTCCCTTCTACGCGCAGCTGGTGAACTACACCAACATGCTGCTGGTGGTGGTGGACGCGCTGTGTGCCCGCGAGGACGTCACGCTGACGGCCATCGACGCAAACGAGGTGCAGTACAACGAGTCGCTGCCTTGCCTCAAGCACATGCACCCGCTGTACAGGAAGCAGCCCGCCTCTTGCATCAGGAATCACACGGAG GAGAGCAACATCGACATGTGCGGCCGCGGCAGCCTACCTCATAAAAACATACTCTGGATTCCATTGACAATACTTTCATTATTGAAATATTTCTAA
- the LOC126376482 gene encoding voltage-dependent calcium channel subunit alpha-2/delta-3 isoform X3, whose amino-acid sequence MCKRVGVFVFLLLLSLESRDCTSSQQNDAVVKISLNTVQAWAVKLGTELYHFGEFITRKKEVQDSFKSAQIESRDGEKLVQSMSDDIRAMMELKVSAVKRIVEAAENMAFDKQNEPVPEDFQFYNSKEMDEPYDDISITTTAEPDFSLENWIPRPPTRSAHIAQNAHFWNIPVNTNFSSVHVPSNVYAWATEVIKGIHWSEGLDTHFINNYQSDPTLSWQYFGSSTGFMRHYPAMKWRADPVDIFDCRTRAWYMEAAASPKDVVILVDRSGSMTGQRRDIAKHVVTNILDTLGNNDFVNVMTFADTVEELVPCFEESLVQATLGNLRELKLALDNFETMEIANFSAALTRAFELLEIYRNNSGGANCNQAIMLVTDGVPYNYKEIFEKYNWKYETPVRVFTYLIGREVKVADVREVKWMACANRGFYVHLSTLAEVRERVLEHVNVLARPLVLQREKHPVVWTPVYANVTDPKVADYLWEQRERAEQKERFMSQRRDKALFNSEKEQDRRWRITQGQYSEIGNSQYQLMTSVSMPVYDLRHNESVEENGQKEMRIARLLGVAGTDVPLTEIQALMTPYKIGVNGYAFIVTNNGYILIHPDLRPVFQQILKPSYNSVDMIEVELFDDDRGPRNFSKELTALRKEIIDQKTGNKIMNVKYHMDDMKRVSRGKKHYFWTGISDSPFTLVVTIPENYGRHRITPPPTDDIHRLSLTSKNITAKQYLSDKWSVHPDWLYCRHYERTFATAEEELSYFLERVAKPGWRWPAKPRPPEHHKSKGHERHNNGTPETKERKISNNQPKNEYYCDHGLMQALVYDARNTVWFNKSISESASDDKAAEFIQRFGYIVAFMATHSGLTRWQTHPPREHDNDKPEFGKQYPRAIDEVWYRRAVEQHYVDPLSYVYSADLNTDKFPLNVSAAMVTASHAVFHGDGHRKAPAAVVGFQFKHERLREWFENITSSCEHNKECVTCESDNWDCYLVDNNGWIVVSQDSNQTGQFFGKVRPDIMTKLVEDEVFRPVHIIDYQAVCFREKKTTNFASMLITPLENLRLIMAWFLATSMWLYNSIAVGLAQASYSFDDEYVTPTAYQNYENDEETDDPYMSNKPPSRAVERDFEKLVLINRTRPTPCDREMYLYQLEYNNLEDKLSKPLNDCKRPFYAQLVNYTNMLLVVVDALCAREDVTLTAIDANEVQYNESLPCLKHMHPLYRKQPASCIRNHTEESNIDMCGRGSLPHKNILWIPLTILSLLKYF is encoded by the exons ATGTGCAAACGTGTTGGTGTCTTCGTGTTCTTGTTACTTCTGTCGCTGGAGTCCCGAGATTGCACATCCAGCCAACAGAATGATGCCGTCGTCAAGATATCACTCAACAC AGTACAAGCGTGGGCAGTTAAGCTCGGAACAGAGTTATACCATTTCGGAGAATTTATTACCAGGAAGAAAGAAGTACAAGAT AGCTTTAAATCGGCACAAATCGAATCGAGAGATGGAGAAAAGCTAGTTCAGAGTATGTCAGATGACATTCGCGCTATGATGGAACTTAAGGTTAGCGCTGTAAAGAGAATAGTGGAAGCAGCAGAGAACATGGCGTTTGATAAGCAAAACGAACCGGTACCGGAggattttcagttttataacaGTAAAGAAATGGATGAACCTTATGACGACATATCTATTACTACAACTGCTGAACCAGATTTTAGTTTGGAAAATTGGATTCCGAGGCCACCGACCAGAAGCGCTCATATCGCGCAAAACGCCCACTTTTGGAACATACCGGTGAATACGAATTTCAGCAGTGTTCATGTGCCAAGCAACGTGTATGCATGGG CTACGGAAGTTATCAAGGGCATTCACTGGTCGGAAGGATTAGATAcacattttattaataactaccAAAGTGATCCGACACTTTCGTGGCAATATTTTGGTAGCTCCACAGGATTCATGAGACATTACCCTG CAATGAAATGGAGAGCAGACCCAGTAGACATATTTGACTGTCGAACAAGAGCGTGGTATATGGAGGCGGCTGCAAGTCCCAAGGACGTTGTCATCTTGGTCGATAGAAGTGGGTCGATGACTGGGCAAAGGCGGGACATCGCCAAACATGTGGTCACAAACATCCTAGATACACTGGGCAATAACGACTTCGTCAACGTCATGACTTTTGCTGACACTGTCGAAGAACTTGTACCTTGCTTTGAGGAGTCTTTAGTTCAG GCTACTCTAGGAAATCTTCGGGAATTGAAACTAGCACTGGACAACTTTGAGACGATGGAAATAGCCAATTTCTCGGCAGCACTCACGAGAGCTTTTGAATTATTGGAGATTTATAGAAATAATAGCGGTGGAGCTAACTGTAACCAG GCAATAATGTTGGTTACGGACGGCGTCCCGTACAATTACAAGGAGATATTCGAAAAGTACAACTGGAAGTATGAGACCCCGGTGCGGGTGTTTACGTACCTGATAGGTCGCGAGGTAAAG GTGGCAGACGTGAGGGAGGTGAAGTGGATGGCTTGTGCGAATCGAGGCTTCTACGTGCATCTAAGTACACTAGCTGAAGTACGGGAACGGGTGTTGGAACACGTCAACGTCTTGGCGCGACCACTCGTACTTCAGCGAGAAAAACACCCAGTTGTATGGACACCCGTTTACGCTAATGTCACC GACCCAAAAGTAGCCGATTATTTATGGGAACAACGCGAAAGAGCAGAACAAAAGGAGCGCTTCATGAGCCAGAGGAGAGACAAGGCATTATTTAACTCCGAGAAAGAACAGGACCGCAGATGGAGAATAACACAG GGTCAGTACAGCGAGATTGGCAATTCGCAATATCAGCTCATGACGTCGGTTTCCATGCCCGTGTACGACCTACGGCACAACGAG TCCGTAGAGGAGAACGGCCAGAAAGAG ATGCGTATTGCTAGATTACTGGGAGTGGCAGGAACAGACGTTCCTCTAACCGAGATACAAGCATTGATGACTCCTTATAAG ATTGGTGTAAATGGATACGCTTTCATCGTGACTAACAACGGATACATCTTGATACATCCTGATCTGAGGCCCGTA TTCCAGCAAATTCTCAAACCAAGCTACAACAGTGTCGATATGATAGAAGTTGAACTCTTTGATGACGATAGAGGGCCTAGAAACTTTAGCAAAGAACTCACTGCG CTCCGAAAAGAAATAATCGATCAAAAGACGGGAAATAAGATtatgaatgtcaaatatcataTGGATGATATG AAAAGGGTGTCACGTGGCAAGAAGCATTACTTCTGGACTGGCATCAGTGACTCGCCATTCACCTTAGTGGTGACCATTCCAGAGAACTATGGTCGCCATCGCATCACCCCTCCTCCGACCGACGACATCCACCGCCTTTCGCTAACCTCGAAGAATATTACAGCTAAGCAGTACTTGTCTGACAAATGGAGTGTGCACCCTGATTG GTTGTACTGCCGCCATTACGAGCGCACATTCGCAACTGCGGAGGAGGAATTGTCATATTTCCTGGAGCGCGTTGCCAAGCCAGGCTGGCGGTGGCCAGCCAAGCCGCGCCCGCCTGAGCATCACAAGAGCAAGGGACATGAGCGACATAACAACG GCACACCTGAGACAAAGGAACGGAAAATATCAAACAACCAGCCgaaaaatgaatattatt GTGATCATGGACTTATGCAAGCATTGGTCTATGACGCCAGGAATACAGTCTGGTTCAACAAGAGCATATCGGAGTCAGCCTCGGATGATAAGGC GGCCGAGTTCATTCAGAGATTCGGGTACATCGTGGCTTTTATGGCCACCCACAGTGGACTCACACGCTGGCAGACACATCCGCCAAGGGAACATGACAACGACAA GCCTGAATTCGGGAAGCAATACCCTCGAGCAATAGACGAAGTCTGGTATCGTCGTGCCGTCGAGCAGCATTATGTGGACCCACTGAGTTACGTCTACAGCGCAGATCTCAACACTGATAAGTTTCCATTGAACGTTAGTGCAGCCATGGTAACAGCCTCTCATGCCGTGTTCCATGGAGACGGACACAGGAAGGCGCCAGCAGCAGTAGTCGGGTTTCAATTCAAACATGAACGCCTAAGGGAATGGTTCGAGAATATCACTTCGTCG TGTGAACACAACAAGGAATGCGTCACGTGTGAATCAGATAACTGGGACTGCTACCTAGTGGACAATAATGGATGGATCGTGGTTAGCCAAGACAGCAACCAGACGGGACAGTTCTTTGGGAAG GTCCGACCGGATATCATGACGAAGTTAGTGGAAGACGAAGTGTTCAGACCGGTACACATCATAGACTATCAAGCGGTTTGCTTTCGGGAAAAGAAGACGACCAATTTCGCGTCAATGTTGATTACG CCGTTAGAAAATCTGCGTCTGATCATGGCATGGTTCTTGGCAACGTCGATGTGGCTCTACAACTCTATAGCTGTAGGTTTGGCTCAAGCCAGTTATTCCTTCGACGACG AATATGTTACACCCACCG CGTATCAGAATTACGAGAACGACGAAGAGACGGACGACCCGTATATGTCGAACAAGCCTCCGTCACGGGCGGTGGAGAGAGACTTCGAGAAGCTGGTGCTTATCAACCGGACACGGCCAACGCCCTGCGACAGGGAGATGTACCTCTACCAACTGGAGTACAACAACTTGGAAGACAAGTTGAGCAAGCCGCTGAACGACTGCAAGCGTCCCTTCTACGCGCAGCTGGTGAACTACACCAACATGCTGCTGGTGGTGGTGGACGCGCTGTGTGCCCGCGAGGACGTCACGCTGACGGCCATCGACGCAAACGAGGTGCAGTACAACGAGTCGCTGCCTTGCCTCAAGCACATGCACCCGCTGTACAGGAAGCAGCCCGCCTCTTGCATCAGGAATCACACGGAG GAGAGCAACATCGACATGTGCGGCCGCGGCAGCCTACCTCATAAAAACATACTCTGGATTCCATTGACAATACTTTCATTATTGAAATATTTCTAA